NNNNNNNNNNNNNNNNNNNNNNNNNNNNNNNNNNNNNNNNNNNNNNNNNNNNNNNNNNNNNNNNNNNNNNNNNNNNNNNNNNNNNNNNNNNNNNNNNNNNNNNNNNNNNNNNNNNNNNNNNNNNNNNNNNNNNNNNNNNNNNNNNNNNNNNNNNNNNNNNNNNNNNNNNNNNNNNNNNNNNNtcttcgtggtataggctagaactgatggcggcattcaagagaatccggaaggtctaaccttgtctgtggtattctgagtaggattcaatgattgaatgactgtgacgtgcttcaaactcctgaaggcggggcgttagtgacagatgcaaaagaatcactggattctattccgacctgattgagagctgacagatgattagccgtgccgtgacagggtgcgttgaatatttccactgagaggatgggaggtagccactgacaacggtgaaacccttgcataagcttgccatggaaaggagtaagaaggattggatgaagacagtaggaaagcagagagacggaagggaaggcatcttcatacgcttatctgaagttcctaccaatggattacataagtatctctatctttatctttatgctttattcgtttatcaccatacccatttgagtttgcctgactaagatttacaaggtgaccatagcttgcttcattccaacaatctctgtgggatcgacccttactcgcgtaaggtttattacttggacgacccagtacacttgctggttagttgtgcgaagttgtgtttatgccatggtattgaacaccaagtttttggattcattaccggggattatttgagttgtgaaaagtattgatcataATTTCGCATACCAGTCAACCCCATGATAAATTCTAAAGCGTTTCGAACtactcaaaaattattttagtcttgcaaaaattcagaattcaaagagTACTTAAAACGTTTTCCAAAACAGTTCAAAATGAAACTTGTCAATAGACGTTCAGGTTCTTTCAAattcactgaaactcctccaaTTGAAACcctcaagtcaaattcaaagaCATAACCTTTTTCACATTTAAAATAGCCTTACCACATAAGTTTCATCTAAATAACTTGCTACCAAAAGAGATACAATACTTTTCTTAAGAAACAAGATTAAATcacaatttcttttttaataattcatttcaaaagcataagccatccctttcttaataattcaaataaaatagtagaagtctttaactcataattttttaaataacatttCAATAAAGTCCCAGATTCTACCGGAATTTCAACAGCACATTCCTTAAAACTTGGACTCTGCCACCTTTTCCGAGTCCCATCCAAACCAATCCACAATCCTTTTCAACGGTCCAAAATccaaaaccaattcaaaagcaaaCAGAATCCAACATTTACctcattttcatatctcaagAAAATCGTCTCAAGATCAAATCATTATCAACTGattaaactcatttccaaaattttaaagaaacagTTCAGCAACAACGCATTTAtcaaaaccaaacaataatcagAAGTCGTCTCAAGATCAATCTTTACTAACTGattaaactcatttccaaaACTTTAAAGAGGCAATTCAGCAACGATCGATTTATCAAATCCAAACAATAACCCAATCCAACATGTACTCACATTCATCCAAAATAGTCAGACAATACATAAGACTTGTACAATCACTAAAAAGTGTATATCTCACATCGGTATCCATTTATAACAATtccaaatttataaaattgagaTTTTAGAAAAGCCCCTACCTCGTTGGTCGAAACTCGAAAGCTCTAAAACGCATCAAAACTCGTTTTCTCTCGGCCCGCAACTGCAGCAACCGCAACCTCTACTCCAAACCACTTTCTCAGCAACCACAACGACTCTAATCGCAACATATAATAATCAGGAACCGACCCCACGTTACCAAAACTCATATTCATTAACCAAACACAACAGAATACTAATGCGAGGCTTTTTGAAACCTAATTACTTTCCGAAATAACAAAATGAAGCAGCTCTGATTTCGAGTCGACCTGGAAATAGTTCCAACAATAACCCTAAGCGACAATCGCGAGCAAAAACCCCGGTGACAGCGACTGTATCAACCACGCAGCGTTAAAAACCTTTCCGGAATTCCAAAAGAACagaaaccaaacttaaaactctTACCAGCGGCGGAACTTCGTGGCAGCAGAGGCACTCATGGCGGCAGAGGCTCGGCCCGAAGCTTCGGCGGTGGATCCGGAACTCACAGAACCACTCTCGGCGGTTAGAATCACAGAGACGCAGCTCCCTTCTCCGGCAGTAGCACCTGCGGCGGCCTGAACCCTTTTCTGACTGCGGCTCGGCTTACCATCATCATCAGTAGCAGCGAGCTCAGATGGTGGCAGTGGCGACGGTCGTTCCGATGGAGGCGACGCCGGCGATGCGAGCAGTGGTTGGGCATGGTGGTTGAGCCCCAGCTTAGCCTCAGATCTCTCTGTCTCCTCTATTCCcgagttctctctctctctgactCTGTCATAAGTGGCGGTGGCTGGCTCTGTGACGAGGACGACTTCTCCCTCTCGATCTGGTTTGCGCTCGTCTCTCCCTCTCTCCCCTGGCTCCCTCTGCGAACATTCTCTCATCGCGAAATGGCAGCAGCGTCACGGAGCTTCGACGGCAGCGACACGGGTGGCAACTCGCAGGGCTAACGACGGCGGTGGTAAAGCTCGACGTGCCGGCGTGtatcttcttcctctcctcctCCCTTCTTCCGCGGCCCCTTTCCCCTTTTtcccatttttctttctttcttctttctttcacgGTGAAGGAAACTGCGTGTGTGTGGGTCGTTTGGTGAGAGTGGTGCGGCGCTGAGGAGAGTGAGGGAGGCTAGGGTTTAGATAAATTAGGTTTAGGGgtaattttgtaatttcaaataaaaatagggATACTCTAGTAGTtagaaatatattttaatccaacaataataaagtataaaaatactatttattcatcaattttacaaatcatttttcataagatgtttaaatccaaaaattagaaataatataattatttttttatttttcaaaataacagtattaatattataaaatattaattatttagtccaagtcatataaaatttttattattttataactgtcagctttataatttaaatatagaaaataatccaataattataaaattgaataaaaatcttaatttatttcaaattcaattaatcaaaacttgctttgattatctttaataaaataatttttgaaattaaaattataaataactatatgaatttgagacttgatcgtaataagacttttcaaaagttttggATCTTACActtttaaaatgaaataaaagtgaaatgaAACTCTCTGAACGAAACCAAATTATCGCCTAAACCTATCGGTTGCATGCTAtgcattttataaatattataaaatgttataattttatatatttgatgtaaattatttatctaatatatataatgtttaaatataaacttttgttataataatatattaaaattaaatttatattaataattgttaataatataattacaaataatattaaaaatacaaaaaatatagttttttttatgatggaaagaaaatttttttaataagacttatacaattttttttattgttttaataatcaaataaaaaaatattattttttattcattttttttttcacttattttttcttcaacCAAACATAGTGTAATAAtccaagaggaaagaaaattatGATTAACAAACTCTTTATTAACCGAGAAGATCGTAGGATTTCTCTAACAAGGAGGAATCCGAGGTTTACAACAGTACCGTTTGTAATAAACgaaattctaataaaaacaaTTGAACAACACCACGTCAACACCACCACACAAGAAACTCAATACATTCCTCAACAAACTCCAACATTCATTTCAACCCCCTCTCTAGTATCAAATCTATTTTGCTGAAGCAAGAAGGCTTTCGTAGCGACCTTTGAAGAAGGCAAAAATTGGGTCTCTAGGAGGCAAACACTCTTCGATAGTTGGTTGACTCAGAAATTCTTGACTCCATTTGTAGAGTTTGGGAAACTTCTCATTAGTGAACAGTTGAAGACCTGCAACTTCTTGAACCAGAGGCACCCAAAACGCAATGTTTACAGCGGCAATGTCCACAAGGCCATATTCCTCTCCTCCAAAAAACTTGTCTTTAAGCTCATCTTCAAGAAACTGAAGACCCTCGTGTGTTTCTTTAACGTTCTTCTCANNNNNNNNNNNNNNNNNNNNNNNNNNNNNNNNNNNNNNNNNNNNNNNTAACGGTGAAAACAGATTTCCATGCAGCACCGAACACCTGGATTTGCACAAATTAAAGTAatggttaaaaaataatataattacgGATCTAACGgagttatttatattttatgactTTAATTCATGgataatgtaaaatatttttacatcatttttaaatgtaaagaaaattaaagtacTATTTATGAATgagaattaatattatttacctTGTCATCTATGAACTTGGCCCAGAAACGTGCCAAGGCTCTCTGGTAAGGATCGGCGGGCAAAATGGATTTGCCCTTCCAAGCTTCATCGATGTATTCAACAATCACAAGGGACTCATTTATGGGCCTCTCATTGTGAACAAGCACTGGCACCTTCTTGTGAATTGGGTTGTATTTGAGGAGTTCTTCACTCTTGTTCTGCAAATCTTGTGTTACAAATTTGTATTCAACTCCCTTCAATTTTAGAGCAATCTGAACCCTGCAAACAAACGGGCTTCCCACAACCCCCAAGAGCTTCACATC
The genomic region above belongs to Arachis duranensis cultivar V14167 chromosome 3, aradu.V14167.gnm2.J7QH, whole genome shotgun sequence and contains:
- the LOC107479170 gene encoding probable glutathione S-transferase; its protein translation is MAEEDVKLLGVVGSPFVCRVQIALKLKGVEYKFVTQDLQNKSEELLKYNPIHKKVPVLVHNERPINESLVIVEYIDEAWKGKSILPADPYQRALARFWAKFIDDKVFGAAWKSVFTVXXXXXEKNVKETHEGLQFLEDELKDKFFGGEEYGLVDIAAVNIAFWVPLVQEVAGLQLFTNEKFPKLYKWSQEFLSQPTIEECLPPRDPIFAFFKGRYESLLASAK